TACACTAACTTGAATATGAAGGTTCAAAAACGCGCCTACAAGGTTGTTAACTCAAGCGAATTCGTTAACTTCCCTAGCAACAAATTCCAAGTTGGTTTAACCATGACGGATCCAAAAAACGGCCACGTCATCGCTCAAATCGGTGGTCGTAAAATTAGTACCGCCCTTGGAATCAACCGCGCAACTCAAACTAATCGTTCTGCTGGTTCAACCGTTAAACCATTAGTTGATTATGGTCCCGCCATTGAATATCTCAACTGGCCAACCTTCCGCACGATTATGGATGAAAAATACGTCTACCCTGGTACAGATACTCAAGTCTATGACTTTGAAAACGGGTATGTCGGACCAATGACTATGCGTGATGCGATTGCTACATCTCGTAATGTACCTGCCGTCGAAACGCTACAAACTGTCGGTTTGACTAAATCTGCTCAATTCCTCAAGCGCTTTGGTATTAAGTCACAGCTCTACGCAGCATCTGCAATTGGAATTGATCTTTCATCAGCACAAGAAGCCGCCGCATATGGTGCATTTAGTAATGGTGGAATTTACAATGACCCTCAACTCATCAATAAAATTGTGACCCAAGATGGTAAAACCACAACTTTTAAAGATAAGTCAAAGCGTGTCATGAAGGCCACTACCGCATATCTCTTAACCGATATGCTGAAGAGTGTCATGACTGATAGTAATGGGACAGGTAAAGATGGTCGCGTTCCAAATACCTTTGAAGCCGGTAAGACTGGTACAGTTGGTTACGATGCTAAGGTTGGTATGCCATCCGGAGCTGTTTCTGACCGTTGGTTTACAGGTTACAATCAAAACTATGTCCTCTCAGTATGGACTGGTTATGATCAACCTAACAAACCGGGTAATTATATTGCCCCTGGTTATAATTCACAAATTCCTTTATACATTTATAAAGCCATTATGGAATACGCAATGACTGGTAAGACTTCCAAAGATTGGAAGATGCCTGCAGGTGTTACTGCTGTCCAACGTGGTGGAGTACGTGAATTAGAATTAACTGGTAAAACATGGAGTAATGGTAACTTGCCAAACGCCAACTCAAACGGTGGTACTAAGCAATCTACTTATGTTGCACCCAAAAAATGGTCAAGCAAAAAATATTACACCAGTTACAAATCTTCATATAGTTCTAGTGCTAAAGCTGATTCTAAAGATTCGTCTTCTACTGCTAAGGAAAGCAGTGAGCATAGCGATAAACCAGCCGCATCTTCATCTAAACCGGCTGCTAGTTCAAGTAAAGCACCTGCACAAACAGATACCGATAGTAGCAAGTCTAAAGATACTACTTCAAAAAAATAATTTTAAAAAAACGTGTCGAACTTTCCGGCACGTTTTTTTGACGCTAATGGCTAATATTTATCAACTACTCCTGACTAAAGTCAGCAGTTTGCAGAAAATTATTCACATTTTTTTGCTATGCTAAATGCAAATTACTTTGTGGAGGTTTTGCCATGGATTTACTTACAATTAAACACCGTCCTGATAGTGAAGATGCGTTTATTACTCCAGATGGGCAATTACATTTGCGTCTACGCGCTAAACATGGTGATATTAACCAGGTTACCTGCATCTACGGTGACCCATATGATTACGAAGATACCTTTGTAACGAATGCTACTGATAGTACGAACGAAGCGACATGGCTTTACCAAGCTGCTTCATTGGTACCCACACTATGTTCACAAATTTTTGATTACTGGGAATTAACAATTCAACCCGTTAATAATCGTTTACAGTATGCTTTTTTAGTAACCGATAATTTTTGTGATACGCTTCTCTGGGGGGAACGTCGTCAAGTTAGTGACACTGCCACAAATCGCAATGACCCTACCAACTACTTTAAATTTCCCTACATGCAACTCACTGACGCAGCGGTCAAACCTGCTTGGCTTGCCGAAACTGTGTGGTATCAAATTTTCCCAGAACGATTTAACAATGGGAATAAAAATAATGATCCCAGTGATGTGTTAGCATGGAATCCTCAGGCTCATCCGACGAGAACCGCTTTTTATGGTGGCGATTTACAAGGTATTTATGACCAGCTAAATTACCTAGCCAATTTAGGAATTAATGGTATTTATCTGTGCCCAATTTTTAAAGCCCCTTCCAATCACAAATACGATACCGCTGATTATTTTCAGCTTGACCCCCATTTTGGTGATGCCGCAACCTTATCCAAATTAATCAACAAAGCTCATCAGCTCGGTATGCATATCTTATTTGATGCAGTTTTTAACCATATTGGTTTTGAATCTACCCAATGGCAAGATGTATTACGAAACGGCCAGCAATCGCCGTATTATGACTGGTTCTTGATTAACAATCCAGATTTTTTAGCTTATGCCACAGGCGCAAAACAAATTAATGTCGGCGAAAAATTGCCATATGAGATGTTTAGTTACGAAAAAAATATGCCTAAACTCAATACGCAACTGCCCGCTGTCCAAAATTATCTCTACGAAATTGGGCGCTATTGGCTCGCTGAGTTCGATATCGACGGTTGGCGACTTGATGTATCTGACGAAGTTGACCATCGCTTCTGGCGTGAATTTTGCCAGCAATGCCGTGATATTAAATCTGACTGCTACATCGTGGGTGAAAGTTGGAAAAATGCGCAATCAGTGCTCGCCGGCGATCAGTTTAATGGGGTTATGAATTATCCCTTAACGGACATTATCAAAGGCCATTTCATTGAAAATAAGTATTCACAACAAGATTTGATTACATTGATTAACGAACAATATATGTTATATCGTTCGCAGGTTAATGAGTGCATGTTCAATATTTTGGACTCCCATGATACGACCCGTCTTTTGACTGCTTGTCATGAAAACGTTGCACTTGAAAAACAAATTTTAGCCTTCACTTACCTCCAACTGGGCACACCATGTCTTTACTATGGTGACGAAATTGGGATGACTGGTAAAAACGATCCAGATTGCCGTAAATGCATGGATTGGGATACCACCAATTGGGATACCGACCTACAAACGTTCATTAAACAATTAATTAGCTTGCGCAAAACATATGGTTTACTCATCCAACAAGTTAATTTACGTTGGTTAACTAGCCTCGCTTTACCTGAACCATTACTTGAATTTCAATATTCAGATGGTAATCATTCTTTAATTGGCATTTTTAATACTACTAGCACTGCGCATCTAGTACCATCGATGCCAGGTTACACCGTCCAGCTGCAGTCTGGTTACGACAACACCCTGTTAGCACCACAAGGGTTCGTGATTGCATCAAAATAAAGCTACGCACAATAAAAAGGAAGTAGAACAAATGGCCCCTGCCATCGTTCAACTTCCTTTTTGTGTATCTTATTTTAGTATTCCATTAATGAGAAAACATCATAGTCTGCGATTTTCTCACGACCTTTGAGATCTTTCAAATCAATTAAGAAGGCCGTTCCGACTACAATACCACCAAGTTGTTCAACCAACTTGATTGTTGCAGCAATCGTACCACCAGTTGCTAACAAGTCATCCGTGATTAGCACGCGATCACCAGGTTTGATAGCATCTGCATGAATTTCAAGGGTGTTAGTACCACCGTATTCTAATTCATAATCTTGCTTAACAGTCTTACGTGGCAATTTACCCGCCTTACGTGCAGGAATTAAACCCACGCCTAACTTGAATGCTACTGGACCACCAACGATGAATCCACGTGATTCAGGTCCCACGATGGCATCAACACCGCCGCGTGACTTAGCATATTCCACAATCGCATCGGTTGCGGCCGCATATGCTTCACCGTCACCAATTAATGGAGTAATATCACGGAACGTAACACCTGGTTCTGGAAAGTCAGGCATTGAAGCAACATATTTGTGAAAATCAAATGACATTTTTCTACCTCGAGTGTGTACAGCCGGGGAACCAACGGGCCTCACTTGCAATTATGCTTGATCAATCCACTGGTGTAGAAGCGTTTTAAGTTCAGTAGTTTTACTATAGATTAACGCTTTTTCGACTGCTTGTTTTTGAATTCGCGCTTGATAACTCGGCGCGGTTGTAAGTTCGGCATGTGGTGGATTAGCTACTCCATTTAAATTACCATCGTCAATTGTAACAAATCCCAGTTCAAAAAACACGGTAATCATAAAATATAGCCGGTTTTTATCAATATTTAGATATTTGGCAATTGTCTCCGTTTGCGCACGAATTGGTAAATCTGTGTGCGTTAACGCATACTTATACAACTTCCCAAATTCTTCTTTACTAGGATTTTTTTCTAAATAAACTTGGTGAGCAGCATAAAATATTGCCGTCAAGCGACTAAAAGTGTGTCCTTGCAAGACACTTAAATCATCAAGTTGCTTAGGTAAATCAACCAATACAGTTAATTGCCCATCCGTTAACACATCCCCAGCAGTCACATCAACTACATGACTACCTTCTGGTAAATAAGCTAGTAATTGTGTTTTTACTTTTGGATTAAAAAATACATACTGCGCAACCTCTGTAAAAAGTTGAGGTTGGAGCTTATTTGTCCGGCCATCAACAATGGTTAAACCTTCTTGCAAGATGTCTTTAACCATTAACTGAAACGAGGTATTCCCCTTCCAGACATTTTCTTCAATCGAGCCGACAACTTGCACGCCTTGATCATTTGCAACTAAATCGTTTGCTAAACTTCCTCGGCCAAAGGCAATTGCGTTTAAGTTTGGTTGATTCTCACCGCTCAAGGCAAATTTGAGATGTTTTCCTTCAGCTCCAATTGCCTTGACGTTACTTAAAGTGGCAGGTTCAAACACGAACAAAGGCTCCGTATTACCATTACCAAATGGTCCTAAACTTTGCAGTTGTCGATATAATGTTGGTGTGACATCACTTGGTGTCATCAAGGTTGCAATTTTTAAAGCTGGCTTTTCTGCATCAGCTAAATCTTGTTGCAGTGCTTCAGCTTCAAAAGCCGTTTGTAAGGCCGACAACTGCTCAACGGCAACAGACATCCCAGCTGCGGCTGCATGCCCACCAAAGGCCACAAACAGCTCACGATGGGCATCAAGCGCCGTAAATAAATTAAAGGCTGGCACTGAACGGCCAGAGCCCTTCAAGATACCATCTTCTTCGCGCAAAACCAACGTAGGCTTACCGGTTTCTTCAACCACTCGGCTGGCCACAATTCCCAATACACCTTCATGCCAACCCGCACCGGTAATTACCAATGTCTGGCGCTCTAAGTTCTCTGGTTGCATCGCCTGAGCCATCGCGGCATCACCAATACTTGCAACTAGTGCTTGTCGTTCAATATTTAATGTGTCAATTTTTTTAGCTAATTCTGTCGCAACTTCTTCGTCTTGGGTCGTTAAAAGTTCGACCCCAGTACCAGCATCACCAAGTCGTCCTAAAGCGTTCAACCGTGGTGCTAAACTAAAGCCCACAGTTGTCGCTGTAACTGCATCTTTTTGTACACCCGCCACGTCCATCAAGGCTAACAGCCCTGGTCGTTGGGTCTGTTCAATCATCTTTAGACCATAAGTAACCAATGTCCGATTTTCACCAACTAAATCAACCAAGTCAGCAATTTCACCAAGCGCCACCAGGTCTAACATTTCTTGGGGGATTTCTTCTAGTAAAGCTGTCGCCACCTTAAAAGCAACCCCGACACCCGATAGTTCACCAAATGGATACGTACCTTCAGGATGCCGTGGATGCACAATCGCATACGCATCGGGTAATGTTTCAGGCAATTCGTGGTGATCAGTAACTACGACATCTACCCCAAGTTCTTTAGCTCGAGCGATGGCCGCATGTCCCGCGACCCCATTATCAACCGTAACGATCAATTGCGTGCCTTCACCAATTAAACGTTCATATGCTTCAACATTTGGCCCGTATCCATCATTAAATCGGTTAGGCACATAATAATTAACGTCCGCACCAACCATTTCCAGCGTTTCATACATCAACGCCGTACTCGTCAATCCATCGGTATCATAATCACCATAAACTGTGATTCGTTCACCGTTCATGATTGCTTCGTTAATCCGTGCAACTGCCTTATCCATGTCATGTAACAACCATGGATCATTGATTTGTTCCGGACTTGGATTCAAGAATTCGTTTGCTTTCGCCAGTGTGTCATATCCCCGATTAACAAGGACTTTAGCAATCACTGGTTCTAGTTGGAGTTCCGTTGTTAAAATTTGGGCGGCAGCTTCATCCGCAACTACCGGACGCTCCCACTTATAACGTGCCTCTATCATCGCTTACCTTCGTTTCTTCTACGTGTTCAAATGGAATTTCAATCACTTCAAAATCATGGACAACGTGGACATTTTCAAATTCTTCTCTCGCTTGTTTTTCAAGTTCCATGGCTAGTTTACCAACATAACGCGCCGAAATATGCGTCAATAGCAATTTTTTAGCTCCTGCTTGCTTAGCAACTTCAACGGCTTGTAAGTTTGTGGAGTGATGATGACTGCGCGCTAACTTACCCTCGCCTTTACCATAAGTACTTTCATGCACTAAGACATCAGCGTTTTTCCCCAAAATTACTGAGTTTTGCGTCTTACGCGTATCGCCGAGAATTGTCACAATCCGCCCTTTTTGTGGTTGCCCAATAAAGTCCGCACCATTAACTACCCGACCATCTGGTAATGTGACGGTTTCTCCGCGCTTAAGTTTACCGTAAACAGGACCTGAAGGTATTTGCATGGTCTTTAATTTATCAACTTGTAGTTCACCAGCGTGATCTTTTTCGACAATTCGATACCCATATGATGTAATTCCATGGTCAAGTTTCATTGCTTCAACGGCAAATGTTTTGTCTTCAAAGACAGTCCCTTCATTCGTCAATTCGACATATTCAATTGGATATGTCAGGTGTGATTCCGACACACTGAGTGAAGTTTCGATAAAACGCTTAATACCTTTGGGACCATAAATTGTAATTGGCTCGTGTTCATCACTACCTTGAAATGAACGTGAACTTAAAAAACCTGGTAAACCAAAAATATGGTCACCATGCAAATGTGTGATAAAAATTTTTTCAACTTTACGTGGACGAATGTTTGAACGTAAAATTTGATGTTGTGTACCTTCACCAACATCAAACAACCAAACTGCATTCCGCTCATCTAATAAGCGTAAAGCAATTGCGGTAACATTGCGCGATTTTGCGGGTTGTCCCGCTCCAGTACCTAAAAATTCTAATTGCATATTGATTACTCGATTCTTGTTAATAATATTTACTATCGAAATTACGCCCCCAAACCAGTTTAAACCAATCAAGGAGGGAAATATCAGGAATATTCCATTAATGACAATTCTTTGCGAAGTCGTGTCATTAGTTTCACAATCCATAAGATTGCACCTAGCGACTTTCAAAGAGACCTATAAAATAGTAACATAGATACTATCATAATGGGATGGAGCAAATTAAAAAAATGCGTCTAGCTGATTTTTCTTTGTCGGTAGCAGACCTTGATACCGCGACACAAATTCAATTAAATCGTAATCACCAATTTATCAACGTCACCGACATTCAAATTGATAACCAAAACCTAATTCTCATTAATACGCCTAACCGTAAAGCCTTAACCCTTACGCAATTTTTTATGCGTACTCAAAATCTTTCACGGAGTATGCGAATTACGACACAAAATACCGATAGTATCACCGAGCTCTGGGGTTATCGTGTCTTACCCGAAAACCACAGTATTGCTTTGAAATAATGGAAGGTCAAAAAATAACTATGAAAAAAACTATCACCCTCATCCTCGCACTTAGCACCACCCTCATCCTCGTAGCATGTGGGCACACCGATAATAGCACCACAAAAGCAACGAGTTCGAGCATGCACGAATCAAGTAAAACGATATCTAAGGCTCCTGCAAGTTCAAGTAGTGCTGCAAGCAGTTCCACAACAAGTTCAAGCAAAAAAGCAACCAGCAAATCCCAAAGTAGTGCCATTGCAAGTTCAGCAACCGGGAAAAACGGTAGCGGTTCAATGCAAAATAAGCGCACATATCAAGTACCTACCAAGGATAAGCAAAATAAAAATTATAAAGCTGACGGTAACTTGAATAAAAAAGGTGAGTTCAGCGTTGACCAAGCTGGTACAGTTAATACTCTATATGCGCTAAAAAAACTTAAAACAACGTTAAAAAACGGCCCATTGGCATATCGGTTAGTTGATGCCCAAATTATCCAAAACAATCCTAAAACCAAGCAAGCTATCACGATGGCGAACTCCGCGTTAAACACAACCGATATCAAGGGTAAATACTACACACTAATGCTCCACTACGACATCACCAATCATAGTGCCAACCGTTTAGGGACTGATGGTGTTTCGACGTTTACAACTAATACCGGCTATGGTGTCAACGGCGCTAGCGGTCTCGATAATGACGCTCAGCTCGGCACTAAAGGCCTACCCGCCAATAAAAAAACACGTTCCTTTGCCGTCTTCTTACTACCCGAGAAAACTGCTAAAAATTTAAAAACTTTCCGTTTAGAATTTAGTGGTGCTTACACCGCTGATGGCGATATGGTAAGTGATTCATCAAATTTCATGAACGTTAATTTTAAGTAGCAATCACCGTTAAAAAGTATCGCATAAAAAAAGGAATCCACATCAGCAAACTCTTTGCTGTTGTGGGTTCCTTTTTTATTGATATTAATTACTTTGTTGCGTACTTGAGCTACTGCTTGCACTCGATGCGCTTGAACTACTAGTAGCGCTGCTTGCTTTAGCTGAAGTTTTTTTAGGAATCTTAGAATACGGATATGAATATGCCCCAACTTGCAGATCAACAATTCCACGTTCCTTCATTTGAGCAGCAATTGAAGGATAGTAAGCCATTTTATCGGCGAACGTCGTAATCTTCGCAAACACCTCGTTACCATCATTCATATATATAATGATTCGCTGTGGATTTTGCTTAGTTGGTGCATATTTAATTTCTGAGACTGCCGTCCGAATTGGTTCATCTAGCGTCGCAAACCCTCGAATAACCTTCTCGAAGTTAGCTCCTTTTTGAAAATTATCATACAATGGAAAACCCGGTTCTGGATTATTCATTGTTTTATCCAATATTTTCGAGTCACCTAATACCAAATGAAACTTGCCATTAACTAAAATATAACCGGCTTTAATCGATTCTTGCACCACTAAATCAACCGTCGTCGGATTCATAACTCGTACATTCAATTCGGCAATTTGGTCATTATTGCGGCGGGCCGTTTTCATGATGCTTTGTTCATGACCAAACACACCAAAAACTGACCGATTTTTCTTAATGTCAGTTGCAGAAATGATTTCTTTAGGCGTTAAATCTTCGTTACCAGTGACGTTTATCGTGTGCACCATACTAGCTGGACTAATAAACCAGCACATCCCCAGTGTCAAAACCGTTAATAAAACAAGCATTGCGCTTGCTTGGCGTGTTTGCCGTTGCAACGTAAAAACTGGTTGTAGCTTTTCACGTTTCGCAAACAACCGTGCGGCGTAATCACGAAATTTAAAATTACGTTCATCGTCAGTGGGTAACGCGATACCCTCCTCGATTTCGGCTTCTTTTTCGTCAATGTTTGTTTCAGTTTGCTCATCAACATGACGATGTTTTTTAGTAAACAGCACAATCGGCTCTTCATCTACTGATGTTGGTTGTGGTTCATCAACTTTGGGTGCTGCTTTTTCTTTTTTGTCATCTTTATCTTTCTTAACAAAAAAAGCATTCGCAGCACTTTGCGCCTTTTTCGCTTCGGTCTCGATATCTAACCGGCTTGATTGTTTATCTGATAGTTGGAGGACATCCCATGGCGACGGTGGTGTATTTTTCTTGTTTTTTGATTCATGTTTAGCCATCGGGAACCCCCTTCTTTCATTCACTTATTTGGTATTTCGGTCAGCCATTGCTTTACGCATCAAGGCAACTAATTGGTCGGCGGCGTCAAGAACACCTAGTTTCTTAGACGCTTGTTCCATTTCCAACCGTTTAACATCATCATTCATTAAATCATCCACTACGGCGACCAATTTTTCACCAGTCAAATCTGCTTCAACAATCATTTCCGCAGCACCGGCATTCACGAGGCTTTGGGCATTCTTCGTTTGGTGATCAGCAGTAACATATGGACTTGGTACTAAAATTGAAGGTACACCCAAGGCCGTAATTTCGGCAATACTAGTGGCACCAGCCCGGCCGAGAATAACCGCTACGCGTGGCATTACTTCGGGCATGTTACTGATGTATGGCTTAATTACGATATTTTCGCTAACCAAGATATGTGCTTCACTTAATTCAGACAAGACATCATCGTAGCGTTTTTGTCCAGTAACAAACACCACTTGATAGTCCCGCTCGTTAAAAGCCGGAATTGCTTCAATCGTTGCTTTGTTAATTTTCAAGGCCCCTTGTGAACCACCAAAAATTAACAACGTTGGTTTGTCATTGCGTAACCCATACTCACGCCATTCAAAATGCGAATGCATGTGGGCAACTTCTTGTGCGCGCGGATTCCCAACCATCGTAACTTTATCAGTTGGAAATTGACTACGAGCTGCTTCAAAGGCAATCCCGATTTCATCAACCCCGTGGCTCAAGAATTTATTTGTCATTCCGACAACTGAATTTTGCTCGTGGATAACCGTTGGTATTCCCATCCGGTGAGCAGCATACACTACCGCACCACTAACATAGCCACCGAAACCTACCACAACATCTGGGTTAAATTCTTTGATGATTTTTTTAGCTTCACCAACTGATTTCAAAAACAAATACATCGTTTTAACGTTATCGAACGAAAGCTTACGCCGGAAACCTTGGATTTCTAATGCTTTAAATTCAATTCCGCGTTGCGGCACAATTGATTTTTCCAACCCGCGTTCACTACCAATATAGAGCACTTCTGTATCTGGTTCTTGACGTCTGACTGCATCTACCGCTGCTAAGGCTGGGTAAATATGTCCCCCAGTTCCACCGGCACTAACCATTAATCGCATAAGTTAAACCTCCTTTTTTCCAGTAAGCTTTTCAATTGCATCAATATACATTTCGCCACGAGTTTCAAAGTCTGGGTATTGATCCCAACTTGCTGCAGCAGGGCTTAACAAGATAATATCCCCAGGTTCAGATACTTGCCAAGCTAGTGGTACGCCATCAACAACCGTATCCGCAAATTGGATATTTTCAACCCCTGCTTCGCGCACACTCGTCGCGAATTTATCTTTTGTCTCCCCGCTCAAGACTACTGCCTTGACGTGAGCCTTTAAATTCGCTTCTAAACGCTCATAAGTGTCTCC
This is a stretch of genomic DNA from Periweissella cryptocerci. It encodes these proteins:
- a CDS encoding adenine phosphoribosyltransferase, which encodes MSFDFHKYVASMPDFPEPGVTFRDITPLIGDGEAYAAATDAIVEYAKSRGGVDAIVGPESRGFIVGGPVAFKLGVGLIPARKAGKLPRKTVKQDYELEYGGTNTLEIHADAIKPGDRVLITDDLLATGGTIAATIKLVEQLGGIVVGTAFLIDLKDLKGREKIADYDVFSLMEY
- a CDS encoding glycoside hydrolase family 13 protein — its product is MDLLTIKHRPDSEDAFITPDGQLHLRLRAKHGDINQVTCIYGDPYDYEDTFVTNATDSTNEATWLYQAASLVPTLCSQIFDYWELTIQPVNNRLQYAFLVTDNFCDTLLWGERRQVSDTATNRNDPTNYFKFPYMQLTDAAVKPAWLAETVWYQIFPERFNNGNKNNDPSDVLAWNPQAHPTRTAFYGGDLQGIYDQLNYLANLGINGIYLCPIFKAPSNHKYDTADYFQLDPHFGDAATLSKLINKAHQLGMHILFDAVFNHIGFESTQWQDVLRNGQQSPYYDWFLINNPDFLAYATGAKQINVGEKLPYEMFSYEKNMPKLNTQLPAVQNYLYEIGRYWLAEFDIDGWRLDVSDEVDHRFWREFCQQCRDIKSDCYIVGESWKNAQSVLAGDQFNGVMNYPLTDIIKGHFIENKYSQQDLITLINEQYMLYRSQVNECMFNILDSHDTTRLLTACHENVALEKQILAFTYLQLGTPCLYYGDEIGMTGKNDPDCRKCMDWDTTNWDTDLQTFIKQLISLRKTYGLLIQQVNLRWLTSLALPEPLLEFQYSDGNHSLIGIFNTTSTAHLVPSMPGYTVQLQSGYDNTLLAPQGFVIASK
- a CDS encoding PBP1A family penicillin-binding protein, with product MSSNQPRSRVERNKDLYERNSKKPKQKGTKKKLKLWKKIVLGIIGLFVVVIVSGVIVFFSYASSAPTITEQKLASTNSTELFDDKGNVIWEMGTQKRDYASSKEIPDQLKESVVSIEDRRFYQHGGVDPRRIIGAAFANVTGSSLGLQGGSTLTQQLVKLSVFSTAKSDQTIKRKAQEAWLAMQVSKKFSKDQVLTFYINKVYMGEGVYGMKTASEYYYGKPLTKLSVDQFALLAGLPQSPSVYDPYINPEYAKERRNTVLAAMVANKKLTQAEATHYQAVPITHGLLKTGNKNVADAKANKTQKIVDAYAQSVISQLRKLGYKPETDGIKVYTNLNMKVQKRAYKVVNSSEFVNFPSNKFQVGLTMTDPKNGHVIAQIGGRKISTALGINRATQTNRSAGSTVKPLVDYGPAIEYLNWPTFRTIMDEKYVYPGTDTQVYDFENGYVGPMTMRDAIATSRNVPAVETLQTVGLTKSAQFLKRFGIKSQLYAASAIGIDLSSAQEAAAYGAFSNGGIYNDPQLINKIVTQDGKTTTFKDKSKRVMKATTAYLLTDMLKSVMTDSNGTGKDGRVPNTFEAGKTGTVGYDAKVGMPSGAVSDRWFTGYNQNYVLSVWTGYDQPNKPGNYIAPGYNSQIPLYIYKAIMEYAMTGKTSKDWKMPAGVTAVQRGGVRELELTGKTWSNGNLPNANSNGGTKQSTYVAPKKWSSKKYYTSYKSSYSSSAKADSKDSSSTAKESSEHSDKPAASSSKPAASSSKAPAQTDTDSSKSKDTTSKK
- a CDS encoding cell division protein FtsQ/DivIB, which translates into the protein MAKHESKNKKNTPPSPWDVLQLSDKQSSRLDIETEAKKAQSAANAFFVKKDKDDKKEKAAPKVDEPQPTSVDEEPIVLFTKKHRHVDEQTETNIDEKEAEIEEGIALPTDDERNFKFRDYAARLFAKREKLQPVFTLQRQTRQASAMLVLLTVLTLGMCWFISPASMVHTINVTGNEDLTPKEIISATDIKKNRSVFGVFGHEQSIMKTARRNNDQIAELNVRVMNPTTVDLVVQESIKAGYILVNGKFHLVLGDSKILDKTMNNPEPGFPLYDNFQKGANFEKVIRGFATLDEPIRTAVSEIKYAPTKQNPQRIIIYMNDGNEVFAKITTFADKMAYYPSIAAQMKERGIVDLQVGAYSYPYSKIPKKTSAKASSATSSSSASSASSSSSTQQSN
- the rnz gene encoding ribonuclease Z — encoded protein: MQLEFLGTGAGQPAKSRNVTAIALRLLDERNAVWLFDVGEGTQHQILRSNIRPRKVEKIFITHLHGDHIFGLPGFLSSRSFQGSDEHEPITIYGPKGIKRFIETSLSVSESHLTYPIEYVELTNEGTVFEDKTFAVEAMKLDHGITSYGYRIVEKDHAGELQVDKLKTMQIPSGPVYGKLKRGETVTLPDGRVVNGADFIGQPQKGRIVTILGDTRKTQNSVILGKNADVLVHESTYGKGEGKLARSHHHSTNLQAVEVAKQAGAKKLLLTHISARYVGKLAMELEKQAREEFENVHVVHDFEVIEIPFEHVEETKVSDDRGTL
- the recJ gene encoding single-stranded-DNA-specific exonuclease RecJ, with product MIEARYKWERPVVADEAAAQILTTELQLEPVIAKVLVNRGYDTLAKANEFLNPSPEQINDPWLLHDMDKAVARINEAIMNGERITVYGDYDTDGLTSTALMYETLEMVGADVNYYVPNRFNDGYGPNVEAYERLIGEGTQLIVTVDNGVAGHAAIARAKELGVDVVVTDHHELPETLPDAYAIVHPRHPEGTYPFGELSGVGVAFKVATALLEEIPQEMLDLVALGEIADLVDLVGENRTLVTYGLKMIEQTQRPGLLALMDVAGVQKDAVTATTVGFSLAPRLNALGRLGDAGTGVELLTTQDEEVATELAKKIDTLNIERQALVASIGDAAMAQAMQPENLERQTLVITGAGWHEGVLGIVASRVVEETGKPTLVLREEDGILKGSGRSVPAFNLFTALDAHRELFVAFGGHAAAAGMSVAVEQLSALQTAFEAEALQQDLADAEKPALKIATLMTPSDVTPTLYRQLQSLGPFGNGNTEPLFVFEPATLSNVKAIGAEGKHLKFALSGENQPNLNAIAFGRGSLANDLVANDQGVQVVGSIEENVWKGNTSFQLMVKDILQEGLTIVDGRTNKLQPQLFTEVAQYVFFNPKVKTQLLAYLPEGSHVVDVTAGDVLTDGQLTVLVDLPKQLDDLSVLQGHTFSRLTAIFYAAHQVYLEKNPSKEEFGKLYKYALTHTDLPIRAQTETIAKYLNIDKNRLYFMITVFFELGFVTIDDGNLNGVANPPHAELTTAPSYQARIQKQAVEKALIYSKTTELKTLLHQWIDQA
- the murG gene encoding undecaprenyldiphospho-muramoylpentapeptide beta-N-acetylglucosaminyltransferase; this translates as MRLMVSAGGTGGHIYPALAAVDAVRRQEPDTEVLYIGSERGLEKSIVPQRGIEFKALEIQGFRRKLSFDNVKTMYLFLKSVGEAKKIIKEFNPDVVVGFGGYVSGAVVYAAHRMGIPTVIHEQNSVVGMTNKFLSHGVDEIGIAFEAARSQFPTDKVTMVGNPRAQEVAHMHSHFEWREYGLRNDKPTLLIFGGSQGALKINKATIEAIPAFNERDYQVVFVTGQKRYDDVLSELSEAHILVSENIVIKPYISNMPEVMPRVAVILGRAGATSIAEITALGVPSILVPSPYVTADHQTKNAQSLVNAGAAEMIVEADLTGEKLVAVVDDLMNDDVKRLEMEQASKKLGVLDAADQLVALMRKAMADRNTK